The Amblyomma americanum isolate KBUSLIRL-KWMA chromosome 5, ASM5285725v1, whole genome shotgun sequence genome window below encodes:
- the LOC144133760 gene encoding uncharacterized protein LOC144133760, protein MAYLPRSQEQTTMHVLVHGVQKEVRLVYKPDGSALEDANAIGYIYEVSDRQRLTLRFVAQDTQAENIPPLTQPPTPACASVGFDGVGPQAFPAASASADEATEKWSTRKTKFLISKYTEIKDLVGKSREFRTTKLLWVRLSKLINKNFMCNMTTTQIENKWKSLDRAYQMTKKDISSSGHLVIWSLLRDLRI, encoded by the exons ATGGCGTACTTGCCGCGCAGCCAAGAGCAGACGACGATGCATGTTCTCGTCCACGGCGTCCAAAAAGAAGTCAGGCTTGTGTACAAACCCGACGGCTCAGCACTGGAGGACGCAAATGCAATTGGATATATATACGAGGTATCAG ACAGGCAGCGCTTGACACTCCGGTTCGTGGCCCAAGATACACAAGCTGAAAATATTCCTCCTTTGACACAACCACCAACACCGGCCTGCGCCAGTGTCGGATTCGATGGAGTGGGGCCACAAGCCTTTCCAGCGGCATCCGCGTCCGCTGATGAAGCAACAGAGAAATGGAGCACTCGAAAAACCAAGTTCCTTATCTCCAAGTACACGGAGATAAAGGACTTAGTGGGAAAGAGCCGAGAATTCCG CACAACAAAGCTTCTGTGGGTGAGACTCAGCAAGCTTATCAACAAAAACTTTATGTGCAATATGACTACCACACAGATTGAAAATAAGTGGAAATCACTTGACCGAGCGTATCAGATGACCAAGAAGGACATCAGTTCATCTGGTCATCTGGTCATCTGGTCATTACTACGAGATCTGCGAATATGA